In one window of Drosophila mauritiana strain mau12 chromosome X, ASM438214v1, whole genome shotgun sequence DNA:
- the LOC117148376 gene encoding uncharacterized protein LOC117148376 isoform X2 — protein MHTNLKIPISYCETRCNWKFSANIDTIILFYTLSFGILRVVFNLIDFVNLSLGGTQLGRPSCLLILRGAHSGRLRALKQFLMLQAWMLVIYGMVSIKPLYINPFVVISVIILTSDMFVLLLDIRRHARIPLVRRVTLWEMILKKQIHC, from the exons ATGCACACCAACCTAAAGATACCCATATCTTATTGCGAAACACGCTGCAACTGGAAATTCTCAGCAAATATCGATACAATTATATTGTTCTATACCCTCAGCTTTGGTATCCTTCGAGTG GTATTCAATTTAATAGATTTCGTGAACCTTTCCTTGGGAGGGACGCAGTTGGGACGGCCAAGCTGTCTCTTGATTCTGAGGGGCGCACATTCGGGGCGCTTACGAGCCctcaaacaatttttaatgctGCAAGCGTGGATGTTAGTGATATACGGCATGGTATCC ATCAAGCCGCTTTACATAAATCCCTTCGTTGTGATTTCCGTCATCATCTTGACCAGCGATATGTTTGTGCTGCTATTAGATATCCGCCGACATGCCAGGATACCTCTGGTGCGCAGGGTGACCCTTTGGGAAATGATCCTCAAGAAACAGATACACTGTTAG
- the LOC117148376 gene encoding uncharacterized protein LOC117148376 isoform X1, with translation MNFFEQISDQFCGVMHTNLKIPISYCETRCNWKFSANIDTIILFYTLSFGILRVVFNLIDFVNLSLGGTQLGRPSCLLILRGAHSGRLRALKQFLMLQAWMLVIYGMVSIKPLYINPFVVISVIILTSDMFVLLLDIRRHARIPLVRRVTLWEMILKKQIHC, from the exons ATGAATTTCTTCGAGCAGATTAGTGATCAGTTTTGCGGCGTTATGCACACCAACCTAAAGATACCCATATCTTATTGCGAAACACGCTGCAACTGGAAATTCTCAGCAAATATCGATACAATTATATTGTTCTATACCCTCAGCTTTGGTATCCTTCGAGTG GTATTCAATTTAATAGATTTCGTGAACCTTTCCTTGGGAGGGACGCAGTTGGGACGGCCAAGCTGTCTCTTGATTCTGAGGGGCGCACATTCGGGGCGCTTACGAGCCctcaaacaatttttaatgctGCAAGCGTGGATGTTAGTGATATACGGCATGGTATCC ATCAAGCCGCTTTACATAAATCCCTTCGTTGTGATTTCCGTCATCATCTTGACCAGCGATATGTTTGTGCTGCTATTAGATATCCGCCGACATGCCAGGATACCTCTGGTGCGCAGGGTGACCCTTTGGGAAATGATCCTCAAGAAACAGATACACTGTTAG